A stretch of Methanococcus voltae PS DNA encodes these proteins:
- a CDS encoding NCS2 family permease, translated as MLKSIANYFEFEKYGTNYKTETMAGITTFMTMGYIIAVNPGMLSLTGMDYGAVLVATCVAAAISTFVMGVYAKYPFALAPGMGLNAYFTYSVCMGMGVDWKVALGAVFISGIVFILLTLAKVRSWIFNAIPKSLKYGTAVGIGLFITIIGLISAGIIVDMPATLIGLGDVRSPAVILALFGLLLIGVLSAKRVKGAILVGILLTAFLGMILGVSPFPAGIVSMPPDVMPTFLQMDVLGALNMGFVSIIFAFLFVDLFDTIGTLNALSAQAGYLDKEGKLPRVDKALMADSVGTSIGAIFGTSTVTSYVEAASGIGVGGRTGFAAVIVALLFLLSTFFYPVVSAIPGYATAPALIFVGSLMILAIKNIDLDDITEALPAFITIVGIPFTYSIANGLALGFISYPILKVFSGRYKEVHPLVYILALLFIIKFAIYGQ; from the coding sequence ATGTTAAAAAGCATTGCGAATTATTTTGAATTTGAAAAGTACGGTACAAACTATAAAACTGAAACCATGGCCGGTATAACAACATTTATGACAATGGGTTATATTATAGCAGTTAATCCTGGAATGTTAAGTTTAACTGGTATGGATTACGGTGCGGTATTGGTTGCTACATGTGTCGCAGCAGCAATTTCAACATTTGTTATGGGTGTTTATGCAAAATATCCGTTTGCTTTAGCTCCAGGTATGGGTCTTAACGCTTATTTTACCTATTCTGTATGTATGGGAATGGGTGTAGATTGGAAAGTTGCATTAGGTGCTGTTTTTATTTCTGGTATTGTTTTTATTCTTCTTACGTTAGCAAAAGTTAGGTCATGGATTTTTAATGCCATACCAAAATCTTTAAAGTATGGTACTGCTGTAGGTATCGGTCTTTTTATTACAATCATTGGTTTGATTAGTGCTGGTATAATAGTAGATATGCCTGCTACTTTGATAGGTTTAGGTGACGTTAGAAGCCCGGCTGTTATTTTAGCATTATTTGGTTTATTATTAATTGGCGTATTATCTGCAAAAAGAGTAAAAGGTGCTATTTTAGTAGGTATCCTATTAACTGCATTTTTAGGTATGATATTAGGTGTATCCCCATTCCCTGCAGGAATTGTTTCAATGCCTCCAGACGTAATGCCTACATTTTTACAAATGGATGTTTTAGGGGCATTAAACATGGGTTTTGTTTCAATCATCTTTGCATTCTTATTTGTAGATTTGTTCGATACAATTGGTACCTTAAATGCTTTGAGTGCACAAGCAGGTTATTTGGATAAAGAAGGTAAATTACCAAGAGTAGATAAAGCTTTAATGGCAGATTCAGTGGGTACTTCAATAGGTGCTATATTTGGTACTTCAACCGTTACTTCATACGTTGAAGCAGCTTCTGGTATTGGAGTAGGTGGTAGAACTGGATTTGCAGCAGTAATTGTAGCTTTGTTGTTCTTATTATCAACATTCTTTTACCCGGTAGTTTCTGCAATCCCTGGATACGCTACAGCACCAGCTTTAATATTTGTTGGTTCTTTAATGATATTGGCAATCAAGAATATCGATTTAGATGATATAACCGAAGCATTACCTGCATTTATTACAATAGTAGGTATTCCATTTACATACAGTATTGCAAATGGTCTTGCATTAGGTTTCATATCATACCCTATATTAAAAGTATTTTCTGGAAGATACAAGGAAGTACACCCCTTAGTTTACATATTGGCATTATTATTCATTATTAAATTTGCAATATATGGACAATAA
- a CDS encoding B12-binding domain-containing radical SAM protein, with protein sequence MQNFNYNAGIIYPNKFKGGIACLATHILNENLSKYKNIHSGVYFIENYGTIKNSDAIIITLQYENDYFNVIKIVNELKKTNPNAKFIAGGPCAIANPLPLINFFDYFVIGEIEGSDIMYDIITGQDDDLRDKYYSKEQKSGILISSDILDIFETSGLSNLELSNYDEETQAEIYYNELLSVIEKIKKENSIKRIYPKKLGLEDYPIEQLTHEEGAYGKAFLLEIGRGCPRRCKFCMAKCIYYPPRYRKLEDLKYIVDEGLKHTDADKVALIAPSVSDYKHVLELCQYIKEKDVKISPSSLRADTLTEELLEILELKSLTIAPEAGSQRMRDNIYKDVSKENILNAVDISKEFGINTVKLYYMVGFKGEKSEDINEIISLTKEIKEKVRKVDVSINPMIPKPHTPFESHAFDLSSKKKIKTIEKELKKYKVSVDYENFNSMIAQTILCRGDFEISEVLKSVKNPNELIKAVDKDIYLCEYDTEEIPWNFIQIK encoded by the coding sequence ATGCAAAATTTTAACTATAATGCCGGAATAATATACCCCAATAAATTTAAAGGCGGTATAGCTTGCCTGGCTACACATATTTTGAACGAAAATCTAAGTAAATACAAAAATATCCACTCCGGAGTGTATTTCATAGAAAATTATGGCACGATAAAAAATTCCGATGCAATTATAATAACACTTCAATACGAAAATGATTATTTCAATGTCATCAAAATCGTCAACGAATTAAAAAAAACCAATCCAAATGCTAAATTTATAGCAGGAGGTCCTTGTGCAATTGCTAATCCTTTACCATTGATAAATTTCTTTGATTATTTTGTAATTGGAGAAATAGAAGGTAGCGATATAATGTATGACATCATAACTGGACAAGATGATGATTTAAGAGATAAATACTATTCAAAAGAACAAAAATCCGGTATATTAATTTCATCAGATATTTTAGATATTTTTGAAACGTCTGGACTTTCAAACTTAGAACTTTCAAATTACGACGAAGAAACACAGGCAGAAATTTATTATAATGAATTATTAAGCGTAATCGAGAAAATTAAGAAAGAAAATAGCATAAAAAGAATTTATCCCAAAAAATTGGGTTTGGAAGATTACCCGATAGAACAACTCACACATGAAGAAGGAGCGTACGGAAAAGCTTTTCTACTTGAAATAGGGCGGGGTTGCCCACGAAGATGTAAATTTTGCATGGCCAAATGTATTTACTATCCTCCAAGATATAGGAAACTTGAGGATTTAAAATATATTGTAGATGAGGGCTTAAAACACACTGATGCCGATAAAGTAGCACTTATAGCTCCTTCAGTGAGTGACTACAAACACGTTTTAGAATTATGTCAATATATAAAAGAAAAAGATGTTAAAATTTCGCCATCTTCCCTTAGAGCAGATACTCTTACCGAAGAATTACTTGAAATATTGGAATTAAAAAGCCTTACAATAGCCCCTGAAGCTGGAAGCCAACGTATGAGGGATAATATTTACAAAGATGTTTCAAAAGAAAATATATTAAATGCAGTAGATATTTCAAAAGAATTTGGCATAAATACTGTAAAATTATACTATATGGTTGGTTTTAAAGGCGAAAAATCTGAAGATATTAATGAAATAATTTCATTAACAAAAGAAATTAAGGAAAAAGTCCGTAAAGTAGACGTAAGTATTAATCCGATGATACCTAAGCCGCATACCCCATTTGAAAGTCATGCTTTTGATTTAAGTAGTAAAAAGAAAATAAAAACAATTGAAAAAGAACTCAAAAAGTATAAAGTCAGTGTCGACTACGAGAATTTTAATTCCATGATTGCACAAACAATTTTATGCAGGGGTGATTTTGAGATTTCTGAAGTCTTAAAATCTGTAAAAAACCCAAATGAACTCATAAAAGCTGTAGATAAGGACATTTATCTTTGTGAATATGATACTGAAGAAATACCTTGGAATTTTATTCAAATAAAATAG
- a CDS encoding KEOPS complex subunit Pcc1 has translation MIQNVTYKMGFDSSKIIVDSLKVDDVNAGLIIKTNFEEFENKDMDRLQNTGKLVFSVETNSIGSLKNIIDDFFVNLEMAEKIQEINTSNKLNKLNKISEKK, from the coding sequence ATGATACAGAATGTAACGTACAAAATGGGCTTTGATTCTTCAAAAATCATAGTGGATAGTTTAAAAGTTGACGATGTTAACGCAGGATTGATTATAAAAACTAATTTTGAGGAATTTGAAAATAAAGATATGGATAGATTACAAAATACTGGGAAATTGGTGTTTTCTGTTGAAACTAACTCCATAGGTTCTTTAAAAAATATAATTGACGATTTTTTTGTAAACCTTGAAATGGCAGAAAAAATTCAAGAAATTAATACATCTAATAAACTTAATAAACTTAATAAAATTAGTGAAAAAAAATAA
- a CDS encoding TIGR00267 family protein, with the protein MKFNFESIKIFLKTFIEEFDKRYVVRGLIDGSLSTLGVVIGASTGSASIIIAAGIGGGIANGISNILGALTAERAMIEEERSYKEKNLLMEEGYLKKTSEYKVKVEKSAYCGIYDGISTIIGSVIPVIPFFIVKPAEAILLAIGLTLIILFVLGIYIGRLSRENLIIAGLKMVAGGVIVAIISKLVEGFF; encoded by the coding sequence ATGAAATTTAATTTTGAATCAATCAAAATATTTTTAAAAACATTTATCGAGGAATTTGATAAAAGATATGTCGTAAGAGGGCTTATAGATGGCTCATTATCCACATTGGGCGTAGTAATCGGTGCAAGCACAGGTTCTGCTTCAATTATAATAGCTGCGGGTATTGGAGGGGGTATTGCAAACGGTATTTCAAACATATTGGGTGCTTTAACTGCAGAAAGGGCAATGATAGAAGAAGAAAGAAGTTATAAGGAAAAAAATCTATTAATGGAAGAAGGTTACTTAAAAAAGACGAGTGAATACAAAGTTAAAGTGGAAAAAAGTGCTTATTGTGGTATTTACGATGGTATAAGTACGATAATAGGCTCTGTAATTCCTGTAATTCCGTTCTTTATAGTCAAACCTGCTGAAGCGATACTTTTGGCAATTGGCCTAACACTGATAATATTATTCGTATTGGGAATTTATATAGGTAGACTTTCACGTGAAAATCTTATAATCGCAGGTTTAAAAATGGTAGCGGGCGGTGTTATAGTCGCTATTATTTCAAAATTAGTAGAAGGTTTCTTCTAA
- a CDS encoding DUF2115 domain-containing protein, translating to MDIKMLLEDLKEKSFEISIYDFINAKIELEKELKYLPEGYRQCYIDDFFTYFPKIIKEIKAVNLDNLETFEIQEEDLERLLSRLEVLSVKENKSYKIFRIVIPYLVFFAKKPLHALTTRFPGKKSIVSKNGVYYCPIKEAQNNELSICEFCICKDIKELEKS from the coding sequence TTGGATATTAAAATGCTATTAGAGGATTTGAAAGAAAAAAGTTTTGAAATAAGTATTTACGACTTTATAAATGCGAAGATAGAGCTTGAAAAGGAATTAAAATATTTACCTGAAGGGTATAGGCAATGTTATATCGATGATTTTTTTACCTACTTCCCAAAAATAATTAAAGAGATTAAAGCTGTGAATTTAGATAATTTAGAGACTTTTGAGATACAAGAAGAAGACTTGGAAAGATTACTAAGTAGATTAGAAGTTCTATCAGTTAAAGAAAATAAATCTTATAAGATATTTAGAATTGTGATACCTTATTTAGTTTTCTTTGCTAAAAAACCCCTTCACGCATTAACGACTAGATTTCCAGGTAAAAAATCAATAGTATCTAAAAACGGAGTCTATTACTGCCCTATAAAAGAAGCGCAAAATAACGAGTTATCGATATGTGAATTTTGCATCTGTAAAGATATTAAAGAACTAGAAAAAAGTTAA
- the argS gene encoding arginine--tRNA ligase encodes MSNEIENKLIEILNEKVKNLTGEEIEIRLDEPPSINMGDYSTNICFRLAKPLRKAPKMIAEDIVTQLIDENDLKALKIEKIEALNGYINFFVDYNEFSKDILSTIGAKKESFGKLDNKNEKVILEHTSANPNGPFHIGHGRNMVIGDSLKRILINAGYDVETQYYVNDMGRQEAIVVYGLDKFELDGEKKHDHGIGEVYVETNKLLNENEELNQEILDLMRNYESDCEIFEKEGKKSEIMGKFEKAVNYTLDGFKETLGNLNIYHDKFVWESSFVKNGDVKNLIARLKETGKVVKDEVYRLDLSDYGIEKKMVLARLNGTSLYSTRDIAYHIAKMENCDKAVNLLGADHKLTAIMVNKTLNLLDYNEADIVFYEFISLPEGSMSTRRGTFISMDELLEEAKVRAKDEIIKRNVATDEAEIEEIANKIAVGAVRYNIVRISPEKPMIFRWDEALDFEKVGCPVIQYAHARCCRILENVSEMGNSDTLNNLNNLDAEFNYEMNDSEKVLVRMLSKLPEIIEKSADVRKPQILANYVLDVAQSFNKFYGNCPILKESDDIKIPRIKIVNATKTVLENSLDLLGIEVPGKM; translated from the coding sequence ATGTCAAACGAGATTGAAAATAAACTTATAGAAATTTTAAACGAAAAAGTAAAAAATTTAACCGGCGAAGAAATAGAAATAAGACTAGATGAGCCTCCTTCCATAAATATGGGCGATTATTCTACAAATATTTGCTTTAGATTAGCCAAGCCACTTAGAAAAGCCCCTAAAATGATTGCAGAAGATATTGTAACTCAATTAATTGATGAAAACGATTTAAAAGCTTTAAAAATAGAAAAAATAGAAGCTTTAAACGGATACATAAATTTCTTTGTAGATTACAATGAGTTTTCAAAAGATATTTTATCTACCATAGGAGCTAAAAAAGAGTCTTTTGGTAAATTAGATAACAAGAATGAAAAAGTTATCCTTGAACACACTTCTGCAAACCCCAACGGTCCTTTCCACATTGGTCACGGTCGAAACATGGTTATAGGAGACAGTTTAAAGAGAATCTTAATAAATGCAGGCTATGACGTTGAAACACAATATTATGTAAATGATATGGGCAGACAAGAAGCTATTGTAGTTTATGGACTTGATAAATTTGAATTAGACGGAGAAAAGAAACACGACCACGGAATAGGCGAAGTTTACGTTGAAACTAACAAGTTATTAAACGAAAATGAAGAACTTAATCAAGAAATCCTTGATTTAATGAGAAACTACGAAAGTGATTGCGAAATCTTTGAAAAAGAAGGTAAAAAATCTGAAATAATGGGTAAATTCGAAAAAGCTGTAAATTATACCCTTGATGGATTTAAAGAAACTTTGGGAAATTTAAACATTTACCATGACAAATTCGTATGGGAAAGTAGTTTTGTTAAAAATGGCGACGTAAAAAACTTGATAGCTCGTTTAAAAGAAACTGGAAAAGTAGTTAAAGATGAAGTTTACAGATTGGATTTATCCGACTACGGAATCGAGAAAAAAATGGTTCTTGCAAGATTAAACGGTACTAGCTTGTATTCTACAAGAGATATAGCTTATCACATTGCTAAAATGGAAAATTGCGATAAAGCGGTTAACTTACTCGGTGCAGACCACAAATTAACCGCTATTATGGTAAATAAAACACTCAACTTATTGGACTACAATGAAGCAGATATTGTATTTTATGAGTTTATTTCATTACCTGAAGGCTCTATGAGTACAAGGCGAGGTACATTCATTAGTATGGATGAATTACTCGAAGAAGCAAAAGTTAGGGCTAAAGATGAAATTATTAAAAGAAATGTGGCTACCGATGAAGCTGAAATCGAAGAAATAGCCAATAAAATAGCAGTAGGTGCAGTCAGATACAACATCGTTAGAATTTCACCTGAAAAACCTATGATATTCAGATGGGACGAAGCTCTTGACTTTGAAAAAGTAGGTTGTCCAGTAATCCAGTATGCTCACGCTAGATGCTGTAGAATACTTGAAAACGTTTCAGAAATGGGTAATTCAGATACATTAAATAATTTAAATAATTTAGATGCTGAATTCAACTACGAAATGAACGATAGTGAAAAAGTTCTCGTAAGAATGTTATCAAAACTTCCTGAAATCATTGAAAAATCTGCAGACGTTAGAAAACCTCAAATATTGGCTAATTACGTTCTTGACGTTGCGCAATCATTTAACAAATTCTATGGAAATTGTCCAATCCTGAAAGAATCAGACGATATTAAAATTCCAAGAATTAAAATTGTTAATGCGACCAAAACAGTTCTTGAAAATTCATTAGACCTCTTAGGTATTGAAGTTCCAGGTAAAATGTAA
- the rqcH gene encoding ribosome rescue protein RqcH, which produces MQNNSDLLNHLKTEKKEMTNIDISVAVKELQSLINAKFDKAFLVNNQDGRELILKVHNTEMGTQEIIIGIGKYKYITKTEYDRQKPKNPHSFVMLLRKNLRNIKITKIEQHNFDRIVKITFEWNELKYMLIIELFKDGNVILLDSDNKIIMPLRTERFSDRKLIPKEEYRFPTQRDLEPANLEYEVTKKIFKEELKKEEFIDLEIVRIISRLFGLAGVYAEEICKIANMDKNLKNPNGEQSEQLYSGIKEFFKLLTTTKPYTIIAEEKTKEEQNNQNNQKEEQQSIAKKIIDVSPIELIRYEESNLPNLIKLKVENNIKVYKKYYTSYLTALDEYFSQFILQKDIKKEETKLDKLIKKQERIVNSQIETKAKYEKQSAKNHEKGDLIYANFTEIDEIINTIRSAREKMEWKQIKKIISENKDNPILGKVESINEKNAELNLKLIAEYGGDLGTLKGNVAIDIRKSAFENADDYYTKAKKFKYKVAGVITALEISQKKLAKVKQQTELDAELLKQKQQNIKKKERRVLKWYEKLKWTIIDNYLVIAGKDATTNEIIVKKYLEKNDIVFHTLMEGAPFTVIKNTSEETPSEETLLEVAKFAVSHSKAWKLGLGSADVYWVTPEQISKTAESGEFLKKGAFVIRGKRNFIRSAPLDLGVGILEYDGEKRVTTAPSKTIENSFEKYELIKPGKLKKSNLVKQLLNEFKDYELIDEDIFSILPPGESEYLNSKDRRLPRRK; this is translated from the coding sequence ATGCAAAATAATTCAGATTTATTAAATCATTTAAAGACCGAAAAAAAAGAAATGACAAACATTGATATAAGTGTAGCTGTTAAAGAACTTCAAAGCTTAATCAATGCCAAATTTGACAAAGCTTTTTTGGTAAATAACCAAGATGGTAGGGAATTAATTTTAAAAGTCCATAATACCGAGATGGGAACCCAAGAAATAATAATCGGTATCGGAAAATATAAATATATCACTAAAACCGAATATGACCGTCAAAAACCAAAGAATCCTCATTCTTTTGTTATGCTGTTGAGAAAAAATTTAAGAAATATAAAAATTACCAAAATAGAGCAACATAACTTTGACAGAATTGTAAAAATAACCTTTGAATGGAATGAATTAAAATATATGCTGATTATAGAGTTATTTAAAGATGGAAACGTAATTTTATTGGATAGCGACAATAAAATAATAATGCCGTTACGTACTGAACGTTTTAGCGACCGTAAATTAATACCTAAGGAAGAATACAGGTTCCCAACTCAAAGAGATTTAGAACCTGCTAATTTAGAGTATGAAGTCACCAAAAAAATCTTTAAAGAAGAATTGAAGAAAGAAGAATTCATTGATTTGGAAATTGTAAGAATTATCTCAAGACTTTTTGGATTGGCGGGAGTCTATGCCGAAGAAATTTGTAAAATAGCAAATATGGATAAAAATTTAAAAAATCCAAACGGAGAGCAATCAGAGCAACTCTATAGTGGAATAAAGGAATTTTTTAAGTTGTTAACTACAACTAAACCTTATACAATAATTGCTGAAGAAAAAACAAAAGAAGAACAAAATAACCAAAATAACCAAAAAGAAGAACAACAAAGCATTGCTAAAAAAATAATCGATGTTAGCCCAATTGAGTTAATTAGATATGAAGAAAGCAATTTACCTAATTTAATAAAATTAAAAGTGGAGAATAACATAAAGGTCTATAAAAAATACTACACTAGCTATTTAACTGCATTAGATGAGTATTTTTCCCAATTTATACTTCAAAAGGATATTAAAAAAGAAGAAACAAAACTTGACAAGCTTATAAAGAAGCAAGAAAGAATTGTAAACAGCCAAATTGAAACAAAAGCCAAGTATGAAAAGCAATCTGCTAAAAACCACGAAAAAGGTGATTTAATATATGCAAATTTCACAGAAATTGACGAAATAATAAATACAATCCGTTCAGCTCGCGAAAAAATGGAATGGAAGCAAATTAAGAAAATCATTTCTGAAAATAAAGACAATCCGATACTTGGTAAAGTTGAAAGTATCAACGAAAAGAACGCTGAATTAAATTTAAAGTTAATTGCTGAATATGGTGGAGATTTAGGCACTTTAAAAGGAAATGTGGCAATAGATATAAGAAAATCTGCTTTTGAAAATGCAGACGATTATTATACAAAGGCTAAGAAGTTTAAATATAAAGTAGCTGGTGTAATTACCGCTTTGGAAATATCTCAGAAGAAATTAGCTAAAGTAAAGCAACAAACAGAACTTGACGCTGAACTTTTAAAACAAAAGCAACAAAACATTAAGAAAAAGGAAAGAAGAGTATTAAAATGGTATGAAAAGTTAAAATGGACAATAATTGATAATTATTTAGTTATTGCAGGTAAGGATGCAACAACGAATGAAATAATTGTTAAAAAATACTTAGAAAAGAACGATATAGTATTTCACACATTAATGGAAGGAGCTCCATTTACTGTTATTAAAAATACGTCCGAAGAAACTCCAAGTGAAGAAACTTTATTAGAAGTGGCCAAATTCGCAGTTTCTCATTCAAAAGCTTGGAAATTAGGATTGGGTAGTGCAGATGTATATTGGGTAACTCCTGAACAAATTTCTAAGACTGCAGAAAGTGGGGAATTCCTTAAAAAAGGTGCTTTTGTAATAAGGGGTAAAAGAAACTTTATTAGAAGTGCTCCTTTGGATTTAGGTGTGGGTATCTTAGAATATGATGGTGAAAAACGAGTAACAACGGCACCATCAAAAACAATTGAAAATTCATTTGAAAAATATGAATTAATTAAACCTGGTAAACTTAAGAAGAGTAATTTAGTAAAACAACTATTAAATGAATTCAAGGATTATGAGTTAATCGACGAAGATATATTTAGTATATTGCCACCTGGAGAAAGTGAATACTTGAATAGTAAAGATAGGCGATTACCGCGTAGAAAATAA
- a CDS encoding GNAT family N-acetyltransferase has protein sequence MVKDDIIIRNASIEDIDQIMNLEINSFDTGIREVKKTYADRLKIFEDGCLVIEGKNKNIIGFVTSELWDVIKENKDYYKKFDLNHDVSKVHTDEGKELYISSIAISKDYQHKGYGNLIFNKLIDKMILKYGIEAVSLIVSENWASARKLYNRNGFSEIYRIEEFFNCNDGKFNGIIMKKEL, from the coding sequence ATGGTAAAAGATGATATAATTATCAGAAATGCAAGTATTGAAGATATAGACCAAATTATGAATTTAGAAATTAATAGTTTTGATACAGGAATTAGAGAAGTAAAAAAAACCTATGCTGACAGATTAAAAATCTTTGAAGATGGCTGTTTAGTAATTGAAGGAAAAAATAAAAACATAATAGGTTTTGTAACATCTGAGTTATGGGATGTTATTAAAGAAAACAAAGATTATTATAAAAAATTTGATTTGAATCATGATGTAAGTAAAGTTCATACTGACGAAGGAAAAGAGCTTTATATCTCATCGATAGCAATTTCTAAAGATTACCAACATAAGGGTTATGGAAATTTAATATTTAACAAATTAATTGATAAAATGATTTTAAAATACGGTATTGAAGCCGTCAGTTTAATAGTTTCGGAAAATTGGGCTAGTGCAAGAAAACTATATAATCGTAATGGATTTAGTGAAATTTACAGAATTGAAGAGTTTTTTAATTGCAACGATGGGAAATTCAACGGAATAATTATGAAAAAAGAATTATAA
- a CDS encoding hydrogenase 3 maturation endopeptidase HyCI, giving the protein MDFNLENKSKDNETKNNSKNKNKNKNLGNNVVCATPSNDTRNHYQAMISEVFKDSKNDKLMIMGVGNDLKGDDGFGVELVRFLRRYYVRKLHLQDEIINEDIDKYENEAENETDYIEVFKIKDNLVLLDSGVVPENFTDLIKAEKPSKIVIVDAALMHKEFGTIDLIDENQLATVGFSTHALPLSVLIKYVKSNIDTDISIVGFEPYSLEFGNTLSKEAGCILQEFSKEFALKIDEFLKF; this is encoded by the coding sequence ATGGATTTTAATTTGGAAAATAAAAGCAAAGATAATGAAACTAAAAATAACAGCAAAAACAAAAACAAAAACAAAAATTTGGGCAATAATGTTGTATGTGCTACACCAAGTAATGATACACGCAATCATTATCAAGCCATGATATCAGAAGTATTTAAAGACTCTAAAAACGATAAATTAATGATTATGGGTGTAGGGAATGATTTAAAAGGTGATGACGGTTTTGGTGTAGAGTTAGTAAGATTTTTAAGAAGATATTACGTTAGAAAATTGCACTTACAAGACGAAATTATTAACGAAGATATTGATAAATATGAAAATGAAGCTGAAAACGAAACCGATTATATAGAAGTTTTTAAAATTAAAGACAATTTAGTACTTTTAGATTCTGGCGTAGTTCCTGAAAACTTCACAGATTTGATTAAAGCTGAAAAACCTTCTAAAATAGTAATCGTGGATGCTGCATTAATGCACAAAGAGTTCGGAACAATTGACTTAATCGACGAAAATCAACTAGCAACAGTAGGTTTTTCTACCCACGCATTACCCTTATCCGTGCTCATTAAGTATGTAAAATCAAATATTGATACAGATATTTCAATAGTTGGATTTGAACCTTATTCTTTAGAATTTGGTAATACTTTGTCGAAAGAAGCAGGGTGTATATTGCAAGAATTTTCAAAAGAATTTGCTTTAAAAATTGATGAATTCTTAAAATTTTAA